A genomic stretch from Nitrospirota bacterium includes:
- a CDS encoding GMC family oxidoreductase yields MKSLEAVDAVIVGSGAAGSMVAKVLAEAGQQVVVLEKGRNRIVGLGGPTRNLTTLCSNDELKSLRGFHGNDPLGEPRSFRDREDVDRTYVGPVQAIPNTVGGGTIHYDADSPRCQPDDFRMRSLYGAVEGADVQDWPLSYDELEPFYTAVEYIIGVQGEQGANPFEGRRSAPFPMPPGPPKLDGLIVAEGARKLGLHPFPFPMAINSRVYRDRPMCNDCGFCSTGCPIQAMGNSAITALQEAMLTGRCELRPDSMAYRIELDDAGRRVTSVHYFDAEGERRVQPADRVILAGNPIGTTRLLLMSSHSTFPNGIGNSSGWLGRHLTFHVISVTVGIFEKETHPYRGRTITHALADFTVNSRNESDYVRGGIVELGGSILPISVGKTLPRGPLHSLLMRQGDFWKKIATASMIAEDVPVPSNRIDLDPSVRDVYGLPVPRLTYRSHPRDLALMERYNSRLEQIVTAAGAQSVFTASREFLSGGIPQTFHMHGTARMGTDPEKSVTDPFGKFHDLENLWCADASTFVTSTAYNPTLTIQALALRCAASIVAPADPSGILQRLPPLGDGGAERGNS; encoded by the coding sequence GTGAAATCGCTGGAGGCTGTGGATGCGGTGATCGTGGGAAGCGGCGCGGCCGGTTCGATGGTCGCGAAAGTTCTGGCCGAGGCCGGGCAGCAGGTCGTGGTGCTGGAAAAAGGGCGCAACCGGATCGTCGGATTGGGAGGGCCCACGCGGAATCTCACCACGCTATGCAGCAACGACGAGCTGAAAAGCCTGCGCGGATTTCATGGGAATGATCCGCTCGGTGAGCCCCGGTCCTTCCGCGATCGGGAAGACGTGGACCGCACCTATGTGGGTCCCGTTCAGGCCATCCCCAACACGGTGGGCGGAGGGACGATCCACTATGATGCGGACAGTCCCCGTTGCCAGCCGGACGATTTCAGAATGCGGAGTTTGTATGGAGCCGTGGAGGGCGCCGACGTGCAGGATTGGCCGCTTTCGTACGACGAACTGGAACCCTTCTACACGGCGGTGGAATACATTATCGGCGTACAAGGGGAACAGGGAGCGAATCCGTTCGAGGGGCGGCGTTCGGCGCCGTTTCCGATGCCGCCGGGACCCCCCAAGCTGGACGGCCTCATCGTGGCGGAAGGAGCAAGGAAACTCGGCCTGCACCCTTTTCCCTTTCCGATGGCCATCAACTCGAGAGTGTACCGCGATCGGCCGATGTGCAACGACTGCGGCTTTTGCAGCACGGGCTGCCCGATCCAGGCGATGGGAAACTCGGCGATCACGGCGCTTCAGGAGGCCATGCTGACGGGGCGATGCGAACTGCGTCCCGATTCGATGGCCTATCGGATCGAGCTGGACGATGCCGGGAGGCGTGTGACCTCGGTGCACTATTTCGACGCCGAGGGTGAGCGACGGGTCCAGCCCGCGGATCGAGTGATTCTCGCAGGCAACCCGATCGGAACGACGCGGCTGCTGCTCATGTCCAGCCACTCAACATTCCCAAACGGCATCGGCAATTCCAGCGGATGGCTCGGACGCCACCTGACGTTTCACGTCATTTCCGTGACCGTGGGTATTTTTGAGAAGGAGACCCATCCCTATCGCGGTCGAACCATTACCCACGCGCTGGCGGACTTTACCGTGAATTCGCGGAATGAGAGCGATTACGTTCGGGGCGGGATCGTGGAATTGGGCGGTTCGATCCTGCCGATTTCCGTTGGGAAGACCCTCCCGCGGGGTCCGCTCCATTCCCTGCTGATGCGGCAGGGAGACTTCTGGAAGAAGATTGCCACGGCTTCGATGATTGCGGAGGATGTGCCGGTGCCCTCGAATCGAATCGACTTGGATCCTTCGGTCCGCGATGTGTACGGACTCCCGGTGCCGCGACTGACCTACCGTTCGCATCCGCGGGATCTCGCCTTGATGGAGCGATACAATTCCCGGTTGGAGCAGATCGTGACGGCCGCGGGGGCCCAATCCGTTTTCACCGCATCGCGCGAATTTCTGAGCGGCGGAATTCCTCAGACGTTTCACATGCACGGAACGGCCCGGATGGGAACGGACCCGGAGAAATCGGTCACGGACCCGTTCGGGAAATTCCACGATCTGGAAAACCTCTGGTGTGCCGATGCGAGCACGTTTGTCACTTCGACGGCGTACAACCCCACACTGACGATCCAGGCGCTCGCGCTCCGATGTGCGGCTTCCATCGTTGCGCCTGCCGATCCGAGTGGTATCCTGCAGAGGCTG
- a CDS encoding gluconate 2-dehydrogenase subunit 3 family protein, which translates to MKWMAASGAVVSLRGWSCAAPQSAGFRFTPEERDTLAALLDSLIPAGGSPGVVDLGGVEYIETLLNALGFDPPRIFAGGPFSGRSGGADLFSHFVPLSRAEELIWRTRIEGSKGIPEREFNGTVIGYQEAYVKGLAEAREVARSVFGKAVADLSQNTRLELVQSLSEEFAKVLYEHAVEAMYGDPVYGGNRDARGWEGIGFEGDRQPIGYSSKEVGEFDL; encoded by the coding sequence TTGAAGTGGATGGCGGCATCGGGAGCTGTCGTTTCCCTTCGAGGGTGGTCGTGCGCGGCTCCGCAGAGCGCGGGATTCAGATTCACCCCGGAAGAACGGGATACACTTGCGGCGCTTCTTGATTCGTTGATCCCGGCAGGCGGGTCCCCCGGGGTTGTAGACCTGGGAGGAGTGGAGTACATCGAAACGCTCCTGAACGCTCTTGGGTTCGATCCTCCGCGGATCTTTGCGGGCGGGCCGTTCAGCGGACGGAGCGGGGGGGCCGATCTCTTCAGCCATTTTGTCCCGCTCTCCAGAGCCGAAGAACTGATCTGGCGGACGAGGATTGAGGGATCGAAGGGGATTCCCGAGAGGGAATTCAACGGGACGGTGATCGGCTATCAGGAAGCCTACGTCAAGGGGTTGGCCGAGGCGCGCGAGGTGGCCCGCTCAGTCTTTGGGAAAGCGGTGGCGGACCTCAGCCAGAACACGCGACTGGAACTCGTCCAATCCCTTTCGGAAGAATTCGCCAAAGTGCTCTATGAGCATGCGGTCGAAGCGATGTATGGCGACCCGGTCTACGGGGGAAATCGTGATGCGCGGGGCTGGGAGGGTATTGGGTTCGAGGGGGATCGGCAACCAATCGGTTACTCATCCAAGGAAGTGGGAGAGTTCGACTTGTGA
- a CDS encoding WD40 repeat domain-containing protein: MVVQNIWKWGLGISAWVVSGRLAFAQPCFDPGTAKEPIKIIAGHQESTASIAFFPDGKRMVTSGRDRKVKVWDTATWKLVQEFEGHTNVVDAAAVLPDPGRIASASRDGTVRVWSMSGGPPLILKGHREFVFAVVGLSPNDILSGGWDGTIRVWTLPDGKESLKIQAHEGAVYSIAVSPDGKSIATAGADDTIRMWPVPVQRPARDLEGHKGSVYVARFSADGSKLVSGSSDFTVKLWDVVTGSVLKTMYGHKAAVATVSMSPNGKWIVSGGGDEMVIIWSVPEGKRLAELKGHTGGTFASAFSPDGCRLVTGGKGGALHVW, from the coding sequence ATGGTCGTTCAGAATATTTGGAAATGGGGTCTTGGAATATCGGCCTGGGTCGTCTCGGGCCGCCTCGCCTTCGCGCAGCCGTGCTTCGATCCGGGGACGGCGAAGGAACCGATCAAGATCATCGCGGGGCATCAGGAGAGCACGGCATCAATCGCCTTTTTTCCCGATGGGAAGCGCATGGTGACGTCGGGTCGGGATCGAAAAGTCAAAGTGTGGGATACGGCGACGTGGAAGCTGGTCCAGGAATTCGAAGGACACACGAACGTGGTGGATGCTGCCGCGGTCTTGCCGGATCCCGGCCGGATCGCCTCGGCGAGCCGGGATGGAACCGTTCGAGTGTGGTCGATGAGTGGCGGCCCGCCTCTGATTCTCAAGGGGCACCGCGAGTTTGTGTTCGCGGTGGTCGGCCTTTCGCCGAACGACATTCTCTCGGGTGGATGGGATGGAACGATTCGAGTCTGGACGCTTCCGGATGGGAAGGAATCGCTCAAGATTCAAGCCCATGAAGGCGCCGTCTATTCCATTGCCGTGTCGCCGGACGGAAAGAGCATCGCCACGGCAGGCGCGGACGATACGATCCGGATGTGGCCGGTTCCCGTTCAGCGGCCGGCGCGTGATCTGGAAGGACACAAAGGCTCGGTGTACGTGGCACGATTCAGCGCAGACGGCTCGAAGCTCGTTTCGGGAAGCTCGGATTTCACGGTCAAGCTGTGGGACGTCGTCACGGGCAGCGTGCTCAAGACGATGTATGGACACAAGGCGGCGGTGGCCACGGTTTCGATGTCTCCGAACGGGAAATGGATCGTATCCGGGGGGGGGGACGAGATGGTGATCATCTGGTCGGTACCGGAGGGCAAACGGCTGGCGGAATTGAAGGGCCACACGGGGGGCACTTTTGCCTCTGCGTTCTCCCCCGATGGGTGCCGGTTGGTGACGGGCGGCAAGGGCGGGGCGCTGCACGTCTGGTGA
- a CDS encoding type II toxin-antitoxin system RelE/ParE family toxin, which produces MKYRVEIPRSVEKEVSALPNATQIRVHEKILGLEEDPRPAGCKQLIGSGYWRIRVGDYRIVYAIDDAARLVVLTRVRHRKEVYRGLS; this is translated from the coding sequence CTGAAGTACCGAGTCGAAATCCCCCGAAGCGTTGAAAAAGAAGTCAGCGCTCTTCCCAACGCTACCCAGATCAGGGTGCACGAGAAGATTCTTGGTCTTGAGGAAGATCCGAGACCGGCAGGATGCAAGCAGCTCATTGGGAGCGGGTATTGGCGTATTCGCGTAGGGGACTACCGTATCGTTTACGCCATCGATGACGCGGCGCGGTTGGTCGTGCTCACGCGAGTGAGGCATCGCAAGGAAGTTTACAGGGGTCTTTCTTGA
- a CDS encoding restriction endonuclease codes for MKRSALAELRIDYQRKLCGEVLSERGEEGTYSIADSGSKTSIDLASRLVRILGHPLRSAPLKEQEAGSLFTSVTAQFLRDAFRLLVHLRPGKWVFSTSPSETRIGGFDQYEHLRTLQEVLKKYPQLSATLGGDYLITPDIIVARASATDEEINVEGLIVSEREPVAKATPLRKSNFPERKAILHASVSCKWTIRSDRSQNIRTEALNLIRNRKGQTPHIVAVTMEPMPSRIASIARGTGDIDCTYHAALHELVVALRESGRDDQEEQLSTLIEGHRLRDISDLPFDLAI; via the coding sequence GTGAAACGTAGTGCGCTGGCCGAACTGAGGATTGATTATCAACGAAAACTCTGTGGGGAGGTCCTGTCGGAAAGGGGCGAGGAGGGAACCTACTCTATCGCCGACAGCGGTAGCAAGACGAGCATTGATCTTGCCAGTCGGCTCGTGCGGATCCTCGGTCATCCGCTTCGTTCTGCCCCCCTGAAGGAGCAGGAGGCCGGATCTTTATTCACCTCCGTGACTGCGCAGTTCCTGCGGGACGCATTCCGTCTTCTGGTCCATTTACGACCTGGAAAGTGGGTCTTCTCGACTTCTCCCAGCGAAACCCGGATAGGCGGATTTGATCAGTACGAGCATCTGCGTACCCTTCAGGAAGTTCTCAAGAAATATCCCCAACTTTCTGCGACGCTGGGGGGCGATTATCTGATAACGCCTGACATTATTGTCGCCCGGGCGTCGGCAACCGACGAGGAAATTAACGTTGAAGGCCTGATCGTCTCGGAACGTGAACCTGTAGCAAAGGCGACGCCGTTACGGAAGTCGAACTTCCCTGAACGCAAGGCGATCCTGCATGCAAGTGTTTCATGCAAGTGGACGATCAGGAGCGACAGAAGTCAGAACATCCGAACGGAAGCATTGAATCTGATTCGGAATCGCAAGGGCCAGACGCCCCATATCGTGGCCGTCACGATGGAACCAATGCCATCAAGGATCGCGTCGATTGCCAGGGGGACTGGGGACATCGACTGCACCTATCACGCTGCGCTGCACGAATTGGTCGTTGCCCTAAGAGAGTCGGGACGTGACGACCAAGAGGAACAGCTCTCCACGCTGATCGAGGGCCATCGGCTCCGCGACATCAGCGACCTACCCTTCGACTTGGCGATCTGA
- the vsr gene encoding DNA mismatch endonuclease Vsr: protein MADVFTREKRSEIMSRIRGRDTSPEKSLARILRRLGLKFRRHVRTLPGNPDFILPDRKVAIFVNGCFWHGHRGCKKATIPTSNRTFWCRKLTGNAARDRKNGIALRKRGWRRIVVWQCQLKDEANVSGKVRRVLEATRET from the coding sequence GTGGCGGATGTTTTCACCCGCGAGAAACGCTCTGAGATAATGTCCCGAATCCGGGGACGGGATACGTCCCCGGAAAAATCACTCGCAAGAATCCTCCGACGCCTCGGACTGAAATTCCGACGTCATGTTCGTACTCTCCCCGGTAATCCCGATTTCATCCTTCCCGACCGGAAAGTCGCCATCTTCGTCAACGGCTGTTTCTGGCACGGTCACCGAGGATGCAAGAAGGCGACTATCCCGACTTCCAATCGAACTTTCTGGTGTAGGAAATTGACGGGAAATGCCGCACGAGACAGGAAAAATGGGATTGCGTTGAGGAAACGGGGATGGAGACGTATAGTCGTTTGGCAATGTCAGTTGAAGGACGAAGCAAATGTGAGTGGGAAAGTCCGAAGGGTACTGGAGGCCACCCGTGAAACGTAG
- the dcm gene encoding DNA (cytosine-5-)-methyltransferase, with protein MEAAKELGQRIRSLRKLRKVSLKNLAKLLKVDPAHVSRIESGKVPPSAKLLDRIAKVLHTRREELHVLAGSLPKDVARIFAEHPKEAVAVVRKSFKVYRIPEPHGPLTPSDETEQGSYRAFRLIDLFAGAGGFSLGFARSGIFRSVFANDFDPWSVKTYNANFGEHCVAGDINELLARKDFVIPAGDVVIGGPPCQGFSLLNKQRATDSRKQLWVAFMEVVKRVRPLAYVMENVSELLASFEFQQIRKMSENLGYKVVADVLNAADYGVPERRKRAIVVASRVGVPQLPKPTHADPAKKGSLFASGLLPWESVRRGIGDLPVPEGTEIRVGKADPPMDLHFGRTPTKESLIRYKCIPEGGNRFDLQRKRPDLTPGCWIRKKSGGTDLFGRLWWDRPAFTIRTEFFKPEKGRYLHPAQHRPITHREAARLQSFPDDFIFHGTKIAVAMQIGNAVPPILAQRIAESLAATLDSGLAVESQVFAAAS; from the coding sequence ATGGAAGCGGCGAAAGAGCTTGGACAACGGATCAGGTCTCTCCGAAAACTGCGGAAGGTCAGTCTCAAGAATCTTGCAAAACTCCTCAAGGTCGATCCGGCACATGTTAGCCGGATTGAATCAGGGAAGGTCCCTCCCTCAGCCAAGCTTCTCGACAGGATCGCCAAGGTTCTCCATACACGGCGAGAGGAATTGCATGTTCTAGCGGGGAGTCTCCCGAAGGATGTGGCGCGGATTTTCGCAGAACACCCGAAAGAGGCGGTGGCAGTGGTCCGGAAGTCGTTCAAGGTCTACCGAATCCCGGAACCACACGGACCGCTCACTCCATCGGACGAAACCGAGCAAGGCTCATACCGCGCCTTCCGCCTGATCGATCTTTTTGCCGGCGCAGGTGGTTTCAGCCTTGGATTCGCTAGGTCCGGGATATTCCGCTCGGTATTCGCCAATGATTTCGATCCGTGGTCGGTAAAGACCTACAACGCGAACTTCGGTGAGCATTGCGTGGCGGGCGACATCAATGAATTGCTGGCGAGGAAGGATTTCGTCATCCCCGCTGGCGATGTGGTGATTGGCGGTCCACCGTGCCAAGGGTTCAGCCTCCTGAACAAGCAGCGGGCTACGGACTCCCGGAAGCAGCTATGGGTAGCGTTCATGGAGGTGGTCAAGCGCGTCCGCCCGTTAGCCTACGTGATGGAAAATGTATCGGAGCTTCTTGCCTCGTTCGAATTCCAACAGATTCGTAAGATGTCCGAGAACCTCGGGTACAAGGTCGTGGCGGACGTCTTGAATGCGGCCGACTACGGTGTTCCGGAGAGACGCAAGCGGGCCATTGTTGTCGCGTCGCGGGTAGGTGTGCCCCAATTGCCCAAGCCGACACATGCCGATCCAGCGAAGAAAGGAAGCCTGTTCGCAAGCGGATTACTCCCCTGGGAGTCCGTGCGCCGCGGCATCGGTGACCTTCCCGTACCGGAAGGCACCGAAATCCGCGTGGGAAAGGCAGACCCGCCGATGGACCTCCATTTCGGACGGACACCGACGAAAGAAAGTCTGATCCGATACAAGTGCATCCCCGAGGGCGGAAATCGGTTCGATCTGCAAAGAAAACGGCCCGACTTGACGCCGGGCTGCTGGATTCGAAAGAAGAGCGGGGGGACGGACCTGTTCGGTCGTCTCTGGTGGGACCGGCCGGCTTTCACGATACGAACGGAGTTCTTCAAGCCGGAAAAGGGCCGATACCTGCATCCGGCACAACACCGGCCAATCACCCATCGGGAAGCCGCCCGTCTACAGAGCTTCCCGGATGATTTCATTTTCCACGGGACGAAGATCGCCGTCGCCATGCAGATCGGCAATGCCGTCCCGCCGATACTGGCTCAACGAATTGCCGAATCTCTTGCCGCCACGCTCGATTCCGGATTGGCTGTTGAATCTCAAGTCTTTGCGGCTGCCTCGTAA
- a CDS encoding sensor histidine kinase, which translates to MVTDPLASDFDPIPFRIHPRVFAALGADLVTNDVVAVIELVKNSYDAFASNVWIRFKTDLEEGPFIEIEDDGQGMSKEIIEDVWCVVATPHKEKNPYARSGGKRRRVAGKKGLGRLSAGRLGESLQVLTQPTGQACWEVKVSWSDLAGHTALSSCIAQLRRYPKESPFNVSGTRLRIFGLTLPWDASKVADLEDNLTRLISPFAAVGTFNIFLVGPDSSGAAPLSIQPPEFLNAPKYVILGEADSGGKVIAEYRFDPIRDGKGRTKRVSLTWQQAYDSMKERWQSLGRKRFLFDEKGPKCGQFSFEIRAWDIDPEGTKEIQDRFDYQKSKVRRAIRAHKGISVYRDGILILPKSETSRDWLGLDLRRVSRVGGRLSTNQIVGYVALTAANNPDIEDTSDRERLVDNLAVAQFEEILITVVQLLENERDGDRSQKPPSQPLVELFSRLHADSVVSETEEIVQSEGPASDVLPLLKQFNDELKTTAKELQQRFTFYSQMATVGTIAQILVHEIRNRTTSFGHFVRMVRDRLGPLKDPDVAEAATWAEEAIHSLENLADTFAPLASRSFRRRIRDSVVEERIRACFELLRGDFRKKKVDCTFPEGKTRVAMDPGELDAVVLNLMTNSLYWLGSVNDKHGKLLFQLEKIDRGSRVRVWAHDNGPGVAKEDAPKIFDPGFTRKPGGIGMGLTVASELVREYGGQMQISSGKLGGASFGFDLPARKD; encoded by the coding sequence ATGGTCACGGACCCTCTCGCGAGCGACTTCGATCCCATTCCCTTTCGGATACATCCACGCGTTTTCGCGGCGCTCGGAGCAGACCTGGTCACAAATGACGTCGTTGCGGTCATCGAGTTGGTTAAGAACTCATATGATGCCTTTGCCTCAAATGTTTGGATTCGCTTCAAAACAGATCTGGAAGAAGGCCCCTTCATCGAAATTGAGGATGATGGCCAAGGAATGTCAAAAGAGATCATCGAGGACGTGTGGTGTGTGGTGGCAACGCCGCACAAGGAGAAAAATCCCTACGCCCGGAGTGGTGGCAAGCGGCGGCGTGTAGCCGGCAAGAAAGGACTTGGGAGGCTATCGGCCGGTCGCCTGGGCGAGAGTCTCCAGGTGCTAACTCAACCCACGGGACAAGCATGCTGGGAAGTCAAAGTCAGCTGGAGCGATCTCGCTGGCCATACAGCGCTATCATCCTGTATTGCCCAGCTTCGAAGGTACCCCAAGGAATCTCCGTTCAACGTGTCGGGCACAAGGCTCCGGATATTCGGGCTCACACTCCCGTGGGACGCTTCGAAAGTTGCCGACTTGGAGGACAACCTTACGCGGCTCATATCTCCCTTTGCCGCTGTCGGTACGTTCAACATCTTCCTAGTGGGGCCAGACTCATCCGGTGCTGCACCGCTAAGCATTCAACCGCCAGAATTCCTGAACGCTCCCAAGTACGTGATCCTCGGTGAGGCAGACTCAGGCGGTAAGGTGATCGCGGAATACAGATTCGACCCGATTCGGGATGGAAAAGGAAGAACCAAGCGGGTTTCCCTCACGTGGCAACAGGCCTACGATTCCATGAAGGAGCGCTGGCAATCTCTTGGGAGGAAGAGATTCCTATTTGATGAAAAAGGGCCAAAGTGCGGGCAGTTCTCATTCGAAATCCGAGCATGGGACATTGACCCCGAAGGGACCAAGGAGATCCAGGATCGCTTCGACTACCAAAAAAGCAAGGTTCGTAGGGCAATCCGAGCGCACAAGGGTATCTCGGTCTACCGGGATGGGATTCTGATACTCCCCAAATCGGAGACATCGCGGGACTGGCTTGGTTTGGACTTAAGGCGCGTAAGCCGGGTTGGTGGCCGCCTGAGCACGAATCAGATCGTCGGATACGTTGCCCTTACGGCAGCAAACAACCCCGATATCGAGGACACCAGTGACCGCGAGAGGCTCGTGGATAATCTCGCGGTCGCGCAGTTCGAAGAAATTCTCATCACTGTGGTCCAGCTTCTCGAAAACGAACGTGATGGCGACAGATCTCAAAAACCACCCTCGCAGCCACTTGTCGAACTATTCTCGCGTCTGCATGCGGACAGTGTCGTTTCTGAGACCGAAGAGATTGTCCAAAGCGAAGGCCCGGCCTCTGACGTCCTGCCCCTTCTAAAGCAGTTCAACGATGAACTGAAGACAACGGCCAAGGAGCTTCAGCAGCGCTTCACTTTCTACAGCCAGATGGCTACGGTCGGCACCATCGCCCAAATCCTCGTGCATGAGATACGAAATCGAACGACATCATTTGGTCATTTCGTCCGCATGGTAAGAGACAGGCTTGGTCCGCTGAAGGATCCTGATGTTGCCGAGGCAGCAACGTGGGCTGAGGAGGCAATTCATTCACTGGAGAATCTTGCCGATACGTTCGCTCCCTTGGCGAGCCGAAGCTTCAGGCGGCGCATTAGAGATTCCGTCGTGGAGGAACGCATTCGCGCCTGCTTTGAACTCCTCCGGGGTGATTTTAGGAAGAAGAAGGTGGATTGTACTTTTCCAGAGGGAAAAACACGGGTGGCAATGGACCCAGGTGAACTCGACGCCGTTGTTCTGAATCTCATGACCAACTCACTATACTGGCTTGGAAGCGTCAATGACAAACATGGAAAACTCCTGTTCCAGCTTGAGAAAATAGATCGTGGATCTCGCGTTCGTGTTTGGGCGCACGACAACGGCCCTGGCGTCGCCAAGGAGGACGCTCCGAAGATTTTCGATCCTGGATTCACAAGAAAACCGGGGGGTATCGGCATGGGGTTAACTGTTGCGAGCGAGCTGGTGCGCGAATATGGTGGGCAGATGCAGATTTCATCAGGCAAGCTGGGAGGTGCGTCCTTCGGTTTCGACCTCCCAGCCAGGAAGGACTGA
- a CDS encoding DNA cytosine methyltransferase: MELAAFDFFCGAGGLTRGLLDAGITVLAGFDADGSCAETYERNNSPSRYVEADIRTLAMKDLRNSSKGAIMSEMLFVGCAPCQPFTKQVKNGNSAPVETLLGAFGRLIEMATPRTVLMENVPGIARVRGNSTFKRFLRCLESNGYLVDVGVLDAKKLGVPQTRRRLILIAMRGRKPTLPKPISSAGLRPYRTVRQAIGHFPPIEAGESHLTVPNHTAASLSPTNLERIKHTPKDGGDRRSWPPYLRLECHNENHQGHTDVYGRMRWDAPAPTLTGRCNSLSNGRYGHPTQDRAISLREAAALQSFPDRYVFSGTDQHIAKQIGNAVPVALAKSLGEHILKIQASS; the protein is encoded by the coding sequence ATGGAACTCGCTGCATTTGATTTTTTTTGTGGCGCAGGTGGTCTTACACGCGGTCTATTGGATGCCGGGATCACGGTTCTCGCCGGTTTCGATGCTGATGGAAGCTGCGCTGAGACCTATGAACGAAACAACTCCCCATCAAGGTACGTAGAAGCGGATATTCGGACTTTGGCGATGAAAGACCTTCGGAACAGTTCCAAGGGAGCAATCATGTCAGAGATGTTGTTTGTTGGCTGTGCACCATGTCAGCCCTTCACCAAGCAGGTCAAGAACGGCAATTCCGCACCCGTCGAGACACTCCTGGGCGCGTTTGGACGATTGATTGAGATGGCAACTCCCAGAACTGTTCTGATGGAGAATGTGCCTGGAATTGCGAGAGTGCGGGGGAACAGCACGTTCAAGCGATTCCTTCGTTGCCTGGAGAGTAACGGCTATCTCGTCGATGTCGGCGTGCTGGACGCAAAGAAACTGGGAGTCCCTCAAACCCGAAGGCGTCTGATATTGATTGCCATGCGCGGAAGAAAGCCGACATTGCCGAAACCAATCTCTAGTGCCGGACTCCGACCTTACAGGACAGTCCGGCAGGCAATCGGGCACTTTCCCCCGATCGAAGCCGGCGAAAGCCATCTCACAGTGCCGAATCATACGGCGGCCTCGCTCAGCCCCACCAACCTGGAACGAATAAAGCACACCCCTAAAGACGGAGGAGATCGGCGTTCATGGCCCCCTTATCTGCGGCTGGAGTGTCACAATGAAAACCATCAGGGACACACAGACGTGTACGGAAGGATGAGGTGGGACGCTCCTGCCCCAACCCTTACGGGGAGATGCAACAGCCTTTCCAATGGCAGATATGGCCATCCAACTCAAGACAGAGCGATCAGCCTTCGGGAGGCTGCTGCCCTCCAATCGTTTCCGGATCGATACGTGTTTTCCGGTACCGATCAGCATATTGCCAAGCAAATTGGGAACGCGGTCCCAGTTGCTCTCGCCAAAAGCCTTGGCGAGCACATTCTAAAAATCCAGGCTTCATCATGA
- a CDS encoding DoxX family protein, which produces MIVRFLAPKTEAAYATLRIVSGLMFAFHGMQKIFGVLSDFQPEFGTQLWFGGIIELVTGLAMALGLFTTWAAFLASGTMAVAYIQFHWKFQLDSNFFPAVNKGEPAALYSFVFLFIACYGPGTWSLDRLRGSVSGPPK; this is translated from the coding sequence ATGATTGTTCGATTTCTGGCACCAAAGACTGAAGCCGCATACGCGACCCTTCGCATCGTGAGCGGACTCATGTTTGCTTTCCACGGCATGCAGAAGATCTTCGGCGTCCTGTCCGATTTCCAGCCGGAGTTCGGAACGCAGCTCTGGTTTGGTGGCATCATCGAGCTGGTGACGGGTCTCGCCATGGCCCTGGGTTTGTTCACCACTTGGGCGGCCTTCCTTGCGAGCGGAACCATGGCCGTCGCCTACATCCAATTCCACTGGAAATTCCAATTGGACTCCAACTTTTTCCCCGCCGTCAACAAGGGCGAACCGGCCGCGCTCTACTCCTTCGTCTTTCTCTTCATCGCCTGTTACGGCCCGGGCACATGGAGCCTGGATCGGCTCAGGGGATCCGTTTCAGGCCCGCCGAAATAG
- a CDS encoding glutaredoxin family protein has translation MYLSQKGVAFETRNVSHDEQAFRELRDVYNATGTPIIVIGDQVVRGFDLGRIRRLLNL, from the coding sequence GTGTATCTTTCGCAAAAGGGAGTCGCGTTCGAGACTAGGAATGTGAGTCACGACGAGCAGGCCTTCCGTGAGCTGCGCGACGTCTACAACGCCACGGGTACTCCAATCATCGTGATCGGCGATCAGGTTGTGCGCGGATTCGATCTCGGCCGCATCCGCCGCTTGTTGAACCTCTGA
- a CDS encoding TfoX/Sxy family protein, which produces MPFSEGLAERVRKVLHSRNGIVEKRMFGGIAFMLNGKMCCGVLKDDLVVRVDPTNQDAMLKERGARPMDFTGRPMKGYLYINPGGCDTAALLRKWLDRAIRFTESLSAPSQRSKRRSNRSKRSA; this is translated from the coding sequence ATGCCGTTCAGCGAGGGATTGGCCGAGAGAGTCCGAAAAGTATTGCATTCCCGCAATGGGATCGTCGAAAAACGGATGTTCGGCGGGATCGCCTTCATGCTGAACGGAAAGATGTGTTGCGGGGTGCTGAAAGATGATCTTGTCGTCCGCGTTGACCCGACCAATCAGGACGCGATGCTCAAGGAGCGCGGCGCACGACCGATGGACTTCACGGGTCGCCCGATGAAGGGCTACCTTTACATTAACCCCGGTGGCTGCGATACGGCAGCTCTCTTGAGGAAATGGCTCGACCGCGCGATCCGCTTCACTGAAAGTCTTAGCGCGCCCTCGCAACGATCGAAGCGTAGATCGAATCGCTCCAAGCGGTCCGCCTGA